One window of the Cryptomeria japonica chromosome 7, Sugi_1.0, whole genome shotgun sequence genome contains the following:
- the LOC131061206 gene encoding GDSL esterase/lipase At4g10955-like: MNDNETPLEKAHAPYGKSSFGNGKRTRDVQTFGPLLSYTRRLNIIHFPNLWAVFSLPFDACHRRCIAASLVQGVYAQEWERQERRLGPDAQAEIWWSFFGFKLLRPLLDRVDGSIFGAVYKWSKKAAQVRFRPPGVPKIVVALRGTVPKAGAVARDLWLDLSFLTNELHTSYRFHYTLDVVKKSVRKHGSENVWIVGHSLGAAMGMLAGRKMAEEERQFLQAHLFNPPFVSPPVERIQNEKIKSGFYIARSVVTAGLSMTLQDNRS, from the exons atgaatgataatgaaactCCGCTAGAAAAAGCGCATGCACCATATGGTAAATCGTCATTTGGAAATGGCAAGCGAACGAGAGATGTTCAAACATTCGGGCCCCTGCTATCTTACACACGTCGACTG AACATAATACATTTTCCTAATCTATGGGCCGTTTTCTCTCTCCCCTTTGATGCTTGTCACAGGCGATGCATAGCCGCGAGTTTAGTCCAGGGTGTGTACGCACAGGAATGGGAAAGACAGGAGCGCCGGCTCGGCCCGGATGCTCAAGCGGAAATCTGGTGGAGCTTCTTCGGTTTCAAGCTTCTCCGCCCTCTGCTCGATCGAGTCGACGGGTCCATTTTCGGCGCTGTTTATAAATGGAGTAAAAAGGCAGCGCAAGTGCGATTTCGGCCGCCGGGAGTACCCAAAATAGTGGTTGCCTTGAGAGGAACGGTTCCGAAAGCGGGGGCTGTGGCCAGAGATCTGTGGCTAGACCTCAGCTTTCTCACTAACGAACTCCACACAAGCTACCGTTTTCACTACACGCTGGACGTTGTGAAAAAAAGCGTTCGCAAGCATGGAAGTGAGAACGTGTGGATCGTGGGGCATTCTCTGGGCGCCGCCATGGGCATGTTAGCAGGACGGAAAATGGCAGAGGAAGAGCGCCAGTTCTTACAGGCCCATCTCTTCAATCCGCCCTTTGTTTCGCCGCCAGTGGAAAGGATTCAGAATGAGAAAATCAAGAGCGGGTTTTACATTGCGCGAAGCGTGGTCACAGCCGGGCTGTCAATGACGCTGCAAGATAACCGTAGCTGA